A region of Pyxidicoccus parkwaysis DNA encodes the following proteins:
- a CDS encoding DNA-methyltransferase produces MTSLPPADSLRCINADSREPQGYRAALGDTRAALLHTDPPYCLLTRRRKGGDLRDTRAHKKIDQNPIVRFETVRDYRAFTEAWMSRAVAHLTPDAPLIIWTNLLGKEPIISAARGLGYPHLRGEYVWGKRTTDKNANEQSLRVYEVALVIARTPAPPLALGDLPTVWAVVGGYDDEGEAARWGGHPHHKPFSVLEPLVRAYSRPGDTVLDPFAGSGSMPSAALRLGRRPACLEIEPEWAERVTRRLRETAAEEAQRPSAR; encoded by the coding sequence ATGACCTCCCTTCCTCCGGCAGACTCCCTCCGCTGCATCAACGCCGACTCGCGCGAGCCGCAGGGCTACCGCGCCGCGCTCGGTGACACTCGCGCGGCTTTGCTGCACACGGACCCTCCCTACTGCCTCCTCACCCGGCGCCGGAAGGGGGGAGACCTCCGCGACACCCGGGCCCACAAGAAGATCGACCAGAACCCCATCGTCCGCTTCGAGACCGTGCGCGACTACCGCGCCTTCACCGAAGCGTGGATGTCTCGCGCCGTCGCGCACCTCACTCCGGATGCGCCGCTCATCATCTGGACCAACCTGCTTGGCAAGGAGCCCATCATCAGCGCCGCTCGCGGCCTGGGTTACCCGCACCTGCGCGGCGAGTACGTCTGGGGCAAGCGCACCACCGACAAGAACGCCAACGAGCAGAGCCTGCGCGTCTACGAAGTCGCGCTCGTCATTGCCCGCACGCCCGCGCCGCCGCTCGCGCTCGGAGACCTGCCCACCGTCTGGGCTGTCGTCGGTGGCTATGACGACGAAGGCGAGGCCGCGCGCTGGGGCGGGCATCCGCACCACAAGCCCTTCTCCGTCCTCGAGCCGCTCGTGCGCGCGTACAGCCGTCCCGGTGACACGGTGTTGGATCCGTTCGCCGGCAGCGGCTCCATGCCCTCCGCGGCGCTGCGCCTCGGCCGCCGGCCCGCGTGCCTCGAAATCGAGCCCGAGTGGGCCGAGCGCGTCACCCGCCGCCTTCGCGAGACGGCCGCGGAAGAGGCTCAGCGCCCCAGCGCCCGGTAG
- a CDS encoding flagellar motor protein MotB produces MPSRPSLALFSAVSSLLLCLGPASARAQDSRLPTFDLQRLQLDPAALGSLMVGTGRTLPQGMLRFAVQGHYENLPFHFQTRWEPGNGAGLVENRFTMDVTAAYGVLPWLQVAAEVPYIVKQGGKPHMDVAPPDGSGLATPWVGLRAALLRQDFGFQVAADMSAALPLGREELLARDKYAVHPRLQLGFLAEDWQVGGEAGVLLREKRDLGPLSGDSKDVIGNELRLAGTVTSRAGESTRGEVSVLVGVPLQGGRVGAELLLAIRKHALSFMDLYVMGGPGVGAGADTPTFRFVGGVSFATSKVD; encoded by the coding sequence GTGCCGTCCCGGCCTTCGCTCGCCCTGTTTTCCGCGGTCTCGTCTCTCCTGTTGTGCCTTGGCCCCGCCTCCGCGAGGGCGCAGGACTCCAGGCTCCCCACCTTCGACCTCCAGCGGCTCCAGTTGGACCCGGCGGCGCTGGGCTCACTGATGGTGGGCACCGGCCGCACGCTGCCGCAGGGCATGCTGCGCTTCGCGGTGCAGGGCCACTACGAGAACCTGCCCTTCCACTTCCAGACGCGCTGGGAGCCCGGCAACGGCGCCGGCCTCGTGGAGAACCGCTTCACCATGGACGTGACGGCCGCCTACGGCGTGCTGCCCTGGCTCCAGGTGGCCGCGGAGGTGCCCTACATCGTCAAGCAGGGCGGCAAGCCGCACATGGACGTGGCGCCGCCGGACGGTTCGGGCCTGGCCACACCGTGGGTGGGCTTGCGCGCGGCGCTCCTGCGCCAGGACTTCGGCTTCCAGGTGGCCGCGGACATGAGCGCCGCCCTTCCGCTGGGCCGCGAGGAGCTGCTCGCGCGCGACAAGTACGCGGTCCACCCGCGCCTGCAGCTCGGCTTCCTCGCCGAGGACTGGCAGGTGGGCGGCGAGGCCGGCGTGCTGCTGCGCGAGAAGCGTGATTTGGGCCCGCTGTCCGGCGACTCGAAGGACGTCATCGGCAACGAGCTGCGCCTGGCGGGCACCGTGACGTCGCGCGCCGGCGAGTCCACGCGCGGCGAGGTGAGCGTGCTGGTGGGCGTGCCGCTGCAGGGAGGCCGCGTGGGCGCGGAGCTGCTGCTGGCCATCCGCAAGCACGCCCTGTCCTTCATGGACCTCTACGTCATGGGCGGCCCGGGCGTGGGCGCCGGCGCGGACACGCCGACGTTCCGCTTCGTCGGCGGCGTGTCCTTCGCCACGTCCAAGGTGGACTGA
- a CDS encoding type VI immunity family protein yields the protein MSERFPGIWVHTADRTVHIQHGLIIRFFMHHSHAEFAPAVLRALDAYVHAIGPDTLAWYPDAEGDLRRMDASTWERTRQALLDTGTHTFVTLVDRREGAAGFRFEYEGISLETPNLLDDARRACIASFWLPSSYVEESGPTHVRELALELATSLPFTSGYASLVFSRGEQPVSVARQINKLCFRYPGVDVLEHPVSWDIGTRIPGAYWLTFLGQPVLGELGGAERLRARLSSPGTTVQELPGDRTVVTLGQWPEAGDLEAGENLPAYRELARVLEPWLYRTSSTRFDPDFPPEDKLRWERRFLD from the coding sequence ATGAGTGAACGATTTCCAGGCATCTGGGTCCACACCGCCGACCGCACCGTGCACATCCAGCATGGGCTCATCATCCGGTTCTTCATGCATCACTCCCATGCGGAGTTTGCCCCCGCCGTGCTCCGCGCACTGGACGCGTACGTGCACGCAATCGGACCCGACACGCTGGCCTGGTACCCCGATGCAGAAGGCGACCTGCGGCGCATGGATGCTTCGACTTGGGAGCGTACGCGGCAGGCATTGCTCGACACCGGTACTCACACCTTCGTCACCCTGGTGGACCGACGCGAGGGTGCCGCTGGCTTCAGATTCGAATACGAGGGCATATCGCTCGAGACGCCAAACCTGCTCGACGACGCCAGACGTGCTTGTATCGCCAGCTTCTGGCTACCCTCGTCGTACGTCGAAGAGTCCGGTCCCACGCACGTACGCGAGTTGGCGCTGGAGCTGGCGACCTCTCTTCCCTTCACCTCCGGCTATGCCAGTCTCGTCTTCAGTAGAGGTGAGCAACCCGTCAGTGTCGCTCGACAGATCAACAAGCTGTGTTTCCGCTACCCAGGCGTGGACGTGCTCGAGCACCCTGTCTCATGGGACATCGGCACGCGAATCCCTGGGGCGTATTGGCTGACGTTTCTCGGGCAGCCCGTGCTGGGCGAACTGGGAGGCGCGGAGAGGTTGCGCGCACGCTTGTCGTCACCGGGCACCACCGTGCAGGAACTCCCAGGGGACCGCACCGTCGTCACACTCGGCCAGTGGCCCGAGGCGGGCGACCTGGAAGCGGGAGAGAACCTGCCCGCGTATCGGGAGCTGGCGCGCGTCCTGGAGCCGTGGCTCTACCGCACCTCAAGCACCCGCTTCGATCCGGATTTCCCACCAGAGGACAAGCTCCGCTGGGAGCGCCGCTTCCTGGATTGA
- a CDS encoding DUF3396 domain-containing protein gives MNAFHPRVRVEAKGGYVVIRDGLTFRFFMHRSHKGLGPAVLRMLNVFRQAVGPETLAIYPNQAGYYLLLDDYAWKRIEDELLETDFPFIEVASESNGMSEFAFEYIGISHENPDMFDVPGRACVATFKLTTEYLEQHGPSRVRELALELASHVPFNSGYASLSFNAIMDLVGVRRRVRSMCFRYPGMDVFEHRIHRDIGTRTPGAYWLTFLGQPVLGELGGVEGLRARLSSPGTTVQQLPGDRAVVTLGQWPEAGDLEAGENLPAYRELARVLEPWLYHDPGTVHASDFPSEDKLRWERRFLD, from the coding sequence ATGAACGCGTTCCACCCACGAGTCCGGGTAGAGGCAAAAGGCGGATACGTTGTGATTCGCGACGGTCTCACCTTCCGCTTCTTCATGCATCGCTCCCACAAGGGCCTCGGTCCAGCGGTGCTGCGAATGCTGAACGTGTTCAGGCAGGCAGTTGGACCGGAGACGCTGGCGATCTACCCCAACCAGGCGGGGTACTACCTCTTGCTCGACGACTACGCCTGGAAGCGCATTGAGGACGAACTCCTCGAAACCGACTTCCCCTTCATCGAAGTCGCAAGCGAGTCCAACGGCATGTCGGAGTTTGCTTTCGAATACATCGGTATCTCGCACGAAAACCCTGACATGTTCGATGTGCCGGGTCGTGCGTGTGTTGCGACCTTCAAGTTGACCACGGAGTATCTGGAGCAACACGGCCCCTCACGCGTGCGCGAGTTGGCGCTCGAACTGGCGTCGCATGTGCCCTTCAACTCTGGGTACGCCAGTCTCTCGTTCAACGCCATCATGGACCTGGTCGGTGTAAGGCGCAGGGTTCGCAGCATGTGCTTCCGTTACCCCGGAATGGACGTATTCGAGCACCGCATCCACAGGGACATCGGCACCCGAACCCCTGGGGCGTATTGGCTGACATTCCTCGGGCAGCCCGTGCTGGGTGAGTTGGGAGGCGTGGAAGGACTGCGCGCACGCTTGTCGTCACCGGGCACCACGGTGCAGCAACTTCCGGGAGACCGCGCCGTCGTCACACTCGGCCAATGGCCCGAGGCGGGCGATCTGGAGGCGGGAGAGAACCTGCCCGCGTATCGAGAGCTGGCGCGCGTCCTGGAGCCGTGGCTCTACCACGACCCGGGTACCGTCCACGCTTCCGACTTCCCATCGGAAGACAAGCTCCGCTGGGAGCGCCGCTTCCTGGATTGA
- a CDS encoding dicarboxylate/amino acid:cation symporter: MKAHQKMLIGIVAGAAAGLTANAVAQGIIRGKVGGNGPISAEAIAEHTYWLSWSVDNVAAPLGQIFIRLLLMLVVPMLFSALVVGVAELDLKQVGRLGARTLGYTVVFSAISVLIGLLMVNVMKPGEGLSDEARALARGAQQVKAAPPPEATSFGSVLVSMVPTNPLKAASDGDFIGLIVFSLIFGMGLALTPGEPARRLKDVIQGLYDVMMKLIDGVLRLAPFGVAALLFAMTARLGLGILTQLAAYVATVLLALGIHMFVVYSLSVRFLGGRNPIQFFRDIRLVMATAFSTASSSATLPTALKVAEENLKLPRNVSRFVLTAGSAMNQNGTALFEGVTVLFLAQVYGVPLSLSDQGLIMFICILAGIGTAGVPAGSIPVIAMILGMFKIPVEGLGLILGVDRFLDMCRTTLNVAGDLAAAVYVARGEPADRPAGEEAADPSAS; this comes from the coding sequence ATGAAGGCGCACCAGAAGATGCTCATCGGCATTGTCGCCGGCGCGGCGGCGGGCCTCACCGCCAATGCAGTCGCCCAGGGCATCATCCGCGGGAAGGTGGGCGGCAACGGCCCCATCAGCGCGGAGGCCATCGCCGAGCACACCTACTGGCTCTCGTGGAGCGTGGACAACGTCGCCGCCCCCCTGGGGCAGATTTTCATCCGCCTGCTCCTGATGCTCGTGGTGCCCATGCTCTTCTCCGCGCTCGTCGTGGGCGTGGCGGAGCTGGACTTGAAGCAGGTGGGCCGCCTGGGCGCGCGCACGCTGGGCTACACCGTCGTCTTCTCCGCCATCTCCGTGCTCATCGGCCTGTTGATGGTCAACGTCATGAAGCCCGGCGAGGGCCTCAGCGACGAGGCGCGCGCCCTGGCCCGCGGGGCCCAGCAGGTGAAGGCGGCCCCGCCGCCGGAGGCCACGTCGTTCGGCTCCGTGCTCGTGTCCATGGTGCCCACCAACCCCCTCAAGGCCGCGTCCGACGGAGACTTCATCGGCCTCATCGTCTTCTCGCTCATCTTCGGCATGGGCCTGGCGCTCACCCCGGGCGAGCCCGCGCGGCGGCTGAAGGACGTCATCCAGGGCCTCTACGACGTGATGATGAAGCTCATCGACGGAGTGCTCCGGCTCGCGCCCTTCGGCGTGGCCGCGCTCCTGTTCGCGATGACGGCGCGCCTGGGCCTGGGCATCCTCACGCAGCTCGCCGCGTACGTGGCCACGGTGCTGCTGGCGCTGGGCATCCACATGTTCGTCGTCTACTCGCTCTCCGTGCGCTTCCTCGGCGGGCGCAATCCCATCCAGTTCTTCCGCGACATCCGCCTGGTGATGGCCACCGCCTTCTCCACGGCCTCGTCCAGCGCCACGCTGCCCACCGCCCTCAAGGTCGCCGAGGAGAACCTCAAGCTGCCGCGCAACGTGTCCCGCTTCGTCCTCACCGCGGGCTCGGCCATGAACCAGAACGGCACCGCGCTCTTCGAGGGCGTCACGGTGCTCTTCCTCGCCCAGGTCTACGGCGTGCCGCTCAGCCTCTCGGACCAGGGGCTCATCATGTTCATCTGCATCCTCGCGGGCATCGGCACCGCGGGCGTGCCCGCCGGCTCCATCCCCGTCATCGCGATGATTCTGGGCATGTTCAAGATTCCGGTGGAGGGCCTGGGCCTCATCCTCGGCGTGGACCGCTTCCTGGACATGTGCCGCACCACCCTCAACGTCGCGGGAGACCTCGCCGCCGCCGTGTACGTGGCGCGCGGAGAACCGGCCGACCGCCCGGCAGGAGAGGAAGCGGCGGACCCTTCCGCTTCCTGA
- a CDS encoding DUF2381 family protein — MFASPFFIVLAWGLLLAPVADAAAPRNSEMLAGVRRIDLREVREPIPEIHIGPGLTTTVLFDSTIRPDEVVLEGRERFQRLGLSEDHLVLVPSSTFQQGEHLRLEIRFRDDAAPERVAFMLVVDPEQVERQVELFRRPRTAESYRQEVEELKSGMSRLRQEVARLHSSPELSGEGGALAATVARLDDVRQRPLTFGREENSAPVSVKAVQGVRLAGLWMALRLNLAWRGRGEGGWVAAGASLRDSQGRLVMTRRPWQGAPLTPWDDQFVVIASEHEASLPAGRYTLKLWDESGGQTVTLEGLEVR, encoded by the coding sequence TTGTTCGCTTCGCCCTTCTTCATCGTGCTCGCCTGGGGACTGTTGCTGGCGCCAGTCGCGGATGCCGCCGCTCCTCGAAACTCAGAGATGCTCGCGGGAGTGCGCCGCATTGACCTCAGGGAAGTGCGGGAGCCGATTCCGGAGATTCATATCGGCCCGGGGCTCACCACCACGGTGCTCTTCGATTCAACCATCCGGCCTGATGAGGTGGTGCTCGAAGGCCGTGAACGCTTCCAGCGGCTGGGGCTGTCGGAGGACCATCTGGTGCTCGTCCCGTCGAGTACCTTCCAACAGGGTGAGCACCTGCGTCTGGAGATCCGATTCCGCGATGATGCAGCTCCAGAGCGCGTTGCATTCATGTTGGTAGTCGATCCCGAACAGGTCGAGCGTCAGGTCGAGCTCTTCCGAAGACCCCGCACCGCGGAGTCCTATCGTCAGGAAGTCGAGGAACTGAAGAGCGGGATGTCTCGGCTTCGCCAGGAGGTCGCCAGGCTTCATTCGTCGCCGGAGCTGTCTGGCGAGGGTGGCGCCTTGGCCGCAACGGTCGCACGCCTGGACGACGTGCGGCAAAGGCCGCTGACCTTCGGGCGGGAGGAGAACTCCGCCCCGGTTTCGGTCAAAGCTGTTCAGGGGGTTCGGCTGGCGGGCCTCTGGATGGCCCTACGTTTGAATCTCGCATGGCGGGGACGGGGGGAAGGAGGCTGGGTCGCGGCGGGGGCCTCGCTGCGAGATTCGCAGGGGCGCCTCGTGATGACGCGGCGCCCCTGGCAGGGGGCTCCTCTGACTCCCTGGGATGATCAGTTCGTCGTCATCGCGAGTGAACATGAGGCCTCACTGCCCGCTGGTCGCTACACCCTCAAGCTGTGGGACGAGAGTGGCGGACAGACGGTGACGCTCGAAGGCCTCGAAGTTCGCTGA
- a CDS encoding serine/threonine protein kinase encodes MVASLGAGGFGRVFKVERGGRFYSLKMALRPAGPHASEEEDVNGRLAHEVAALLACAPHPNLPRLHAVDRWPEPPDGYLYFVTDFVDGETFHEWRWRVKPTAAHLLTVFTEVVRAVADLHRRGVHLRDLKGDNLIIRREDERPYLIDLGTVRLPGATTLTVGVAPASPHLLPPECVAFLREGTWQQGAYFDAGVPGDLYALGALLYEALTDGYAFDPKLPYDRLLPAIETVTPRAPHVVNPKVPRALGDIAMRLLEKRPEDRYPGTEALLQALWDVAKEKRQPAWRVSLDRPPEMDPQGTGSETPRVRMMPEAGRAPLEALKPSESSAMTEPEPAPMTVVLEPQAPAPERGPKTPPQITKSEEMVSSPARGRYRGVVGFGLGVLLVLGFVAFALPHLSQSPRGVTATVPPPPSEKGNPAVTSRPPSSPDTHPMAAVPPSVDAGVAMDAGLLASAPVSNTPNSEVAAPSAPKSKSSTLSRATKAAATACMVAGAACASGPQLRTMPPEAPCSKEALEFMEIARFDPPLGLGGETTWWLTPNRPENNQPVPVPPEGPFTMMARSPFMPGNQDYKFPKGTRLHGQLFHGKDRIYGWMTQLETPDGNRYPVCAQFVTDRTRSALGLLYAPSSTPEKRMVSVFPMVASTTYLGRLEKM; translated from the coding sequence GTGGTGGCGTCGCTGGGCGCGGGCGGCTTCGGGCGGGTCTTCAAGGTGGAGCGGGGCGGACGGTTCTACTCGCTGAAGATGGCGCTCCGTCCGGCGGGGCCGCATGCCTCGGAGGAGGAGGACGTCAACGGCCGGCTCGCGCACGAGGTGGCCGCGCTGCTGGCCTGCGCGCCGCACCCGAACCTGCCGCGCCTCCACGCGGTGGACCGCTGGCCCGAGCCTCCCGACGGCTACCTGTATTTCGTCACCGACTTCGTGGACGGAGAGACGTTCCACGAGTGGCGCTGGCGCGTGAAGCCCACGGCGGCGCACCTGCTCACCGTCTTCACGGAGGTGGTGCGCGCGGTGGCGGACCTGCACCGGCGCGGCGTGCACCTGCGCGACTTGAAGGGCGACAACCTGATCATCCGCCGCGAGGATGAGCGCCCCTACCTCATCGACCTGGGCACCGTGCGGCTGCCGGGGGCCACGACGCTGACGGTGGGCGTGGCGCCGGCCTCGCCGCACCTGCTGCCGCCCGAGTGCGTGGCCTTCCTGCGCGAGGGCACGTGGCAGCAGGGCGCGTACTTCGACGCGGGCGTGCCGGGGGACCTCTATGCGCTGGGCGCGCTGCTGTACGAGGCGCTCACGGATGGCTACGCGTTCGACCCGAAGCTTCCGTATGACCGGCTGCTGCCGGCCATCGAGACGGTGACGCCGCGAGCGCCGCACGTGGTGAATCCCAAGGTGCCGCGAGCCCTGGGCGACATCGCCATGCGGCTGCTGGAGAAGCGCCCCGAGGACCGCTACCCGGGCACCGAGGCACTGCTGCAAGCGCTCTGGGACGTGGCGAAGGAGAAGCGGCAGCCGGCGTGGCGCGTGTCACTGGACCGGCCGCCCGAGATGGATCCGCAGGGCACCGGCTCGGAGACGCCGCGCGTGCGCATGATGCCGGAGGCGGGGCGCGCGCCGCTGGAGGCGCTGAAGCCGTCGGAGTCCTCCGCGATGACGGAGCCTGAGCCCGCGCCGATGACGGTGGTGTTGGAGCCGCAGGCGCCGGCACCCGAGCGCGGACCGAAGACGCCGCCTCAAATCACAAAGAGCGAAGAGATGGTGTCGTCCCCGGCGCGAGGGAGGTACCGGGGAGTGGTGGGGTTCGGGCTGGGTGTGCTCCTCGTCCTCGGCTTCGTGGCCTTTGCGTTGCCACATCTCTCGCAATCCCCCCGTGGCGTAACGGCGACTGTTCCGCCGCCCCCTTCCGAGAAAGGAAATCCCGCTGTGACGAGCCGTCCTCCGAGTTCCCCCGATACACACCCGATGGCGGCGGTGCCGCCTTCCGTTGATGCAGGTGTGGCCATGGATGCGGGGCTGCTGGCCTCCGCGCCGGTGTCGAACACTCCCAACAGCGAGGTCGCCGCCCCGTCAGCGCCGAAGAGCAAGAGCTCCACCCTGAGTCGCGCGACGAAGGCCGCGGCCACGGCATGCATGGTTGCCGGGGCCGCGTGCGCGAGCGGGCCTCAGCTGCGCACGATGCCCCCGGAGGCTCCGTGTTCGAAAGAGGCCCTTGAGTTCATGGAGATCGCGAGGTTCGATCCGCCCCTTGGTTTGGGCGGCGAAACTACGTGGTGGCTCACCCCGAATCGGCCGGAGAACAACCAGCCAGTGCCGGTACCGCCGGAAGGGCCATTCACCATGATGGCACGCAGTCCCTTCATGCCAGGCAATCAAGATTACAAGTTCCCAAAGGGGACCCGTCTCCATGGGCAGCTGTTCCACGGAAAGGACCGCATCTATGGCTGGATGACGCAGCTGGAGACGCCCGATGGTAACCGGTACCCGGTTTGCGCCCAGTTCGTAACCGACCGTACCCGAAGTGCACTCGGACTTCTCTACGCGCCTTCCAGCACCCCCGAGAAACGGATGGTGTCGGTGTTTCCGATGGTCGCGTCGACGACGTATTTGGGAAGGCTCGAGAAGATGTAG
- a CDS encoding OPT family oligopeptide transporter, producing the protein MSSSSPSPSPSELRIHPNAPPPDAPGASAEQDPERYWLEHVYQGGSRQLTVRAVIAGMLIGAVMCLSNLFVILKTGWSLGVTITACILAFAVFGTLRSLGLLRKEFTDLENNAMGSVASAAGYMTGGGNMAAVPALLMLTGTLPSGGWLVLWFAVISALGVFAAIPIKRQLINIEALPFPTGTATAETIRALHGHGEVARRKSRLLGLSGLVGAALVFIRDARFTWLTNLPDKVSLPFTILGKKASAWSLSFDFSLLLVGAGALVSFKTGWSMLLGAVLTYGFLAPAMVSQGAIPEVTYKAINSWMVWTGSALLVSSGLLSFAFQWRSVARSFKALSGLFGGKGAQEEKDPLAGIECPPSWFPLGFAVLGPIAIFLMAYLFHIPWWAGVLAMPLAVVMGVIASRVTGETDTTPTKALGPVTQLLFGGLAPGNIPANVMSANATGGVGLHSADLLTDLKSGWLLGANPRQQFIAQLFGVVAGAAVVVPVFHILVPSADVLGTEEFPAPASMVWAGVSKLLSTGISALPETARVGALCGALLGIFLVLLEKWAPAKAKPFIPSASGFGLAIVIPGSSSIAFFLGSAIAEGLRRKMPKLAEDATLPVASGFIAGESLLGIALALLKAFKWMPK; encoded by the coding sequence ATGAGTTCCTCCTCTCCGTCCCCGTCCCCGAGCGAGCTGCGCATCCATCCGAACGCCCCGCCTCCCGACGCGCCGGGGGCGTCCGCGGAGCAGGACCCGGAGCGCTACTGGCTGGAGCACGTGTACCAGGGCGGCAGTCGCCAGCTCACCGTGCGCGCCGTCATCGCGGGCATGCTCATTGGCGCGGTGATGTGTCTGTCCAACCTGTTCGTCATCCTCAAGACGGGCTGGAGCCTGGGCGTCACGATTACGGCGTGCATCCTCGCCTTCGCGGTGTTCGGCACGCTGCGCTCGCTGGGGCTCCTGCGCAAGGAGTTCACTGACCTGGAGAACAACGCCATGGGCTCGGTGGCGTCGGCCGCCGGCTACATGACGGGCGGTGGCAACATGGCGGCGGTGCCCGCGCTGCTGATGCTCACCGGCACGCTGCCGTCGGGCGGCTGGCTGGTGCTATGGTTCGCCGTCATCTCCGCGCTGGGCGTCTTCGCGGCCATCCCCATCAAGCGCCAGCTCATCAACATCGAGGCGCTGCCGTTCCCCACCGGCACGGCCACCGCGGAGACCATCCGCGCGCTTCACGGCCACGGCGAGGTGGCCCGCCGCAAGTCGCGCCTGCTGGGGCTGTCGGGGTTGGTGGGCGCGGCGCTCGTCTTCATCCGCGACGCGCGCTTCACGTGGCTGACCAACCTCCCGGACAAGGTGAGCCTGCCCTTCACGATTCTGGGGAAGAAGGCCTCGGCGTGGTCGCTGTCGTTCGACTTCAGCCTGCTGCTGGTGGGCGCGGGCGCGCTGGTGAGCTTCAAGACGGGCTGGTCCATGCTGCTGGGCGCGGTGCTCACGTACGGCTTCCTCGCGCCGGCCATGGTGTCCCAGGGCGCCATCCCCGAGGTGACGTACAAGGCCATCAACAGCTGGATGGTGTGGACGGGCTCGGCGCTGCTGGTGTCCTCGGGCCTCTTGTCCTTCGCCTTCCAGTGGCGCAGCGTGGCGCGCTCCTTCAAGGCGCTGTCCGGCCTCTTCGGCGGGAAGGGCGCGCAGGAGGAGAAGGACCCGCTGGCCGGCATTGAATGCCCGCCGTCCTGGTTCCCGCTGGGCTTCGCGGTGCTGGGCCCCATCGCCATCTTCCTGATGGCGTACCTCTTCCACATTCCGTGGTGGGCCGGCGTGCTGGCCATGCCGCTGGCCGTCGTGATGGGCGTCATCGCCAGCCGCGTGACGGGCGAGACGGACACCACGCCCACCAAGGCGCTGGGCCCCGTCACGCAGCTGCTCTTCGGAGGACTGGCGCCGGGCAACATCCCCGCCAACGTGATGAGCGCCAACGCCACGGGCGGTGTGGGGTTGCACTCGGCGGACCTGCTGACGGACCTGAAGTCCGGGTGGCTGTTGGGCGCCAACCCGCGTCAGCAGTTCATCGCGCAGTTGTTCGGCGTGGTGGCGGGCGCGGCGGTGGTGGTGCCCGTGTTCCACATCCTGGTGCCCAGCGCGGACGTGCTCGGCACGGAGGAGTTTCCCGCGCCCGCGTCCATGGTGTGGGCCGGCGTGTCGAAGCTCTTGTCCACCGGCATCTCCGCGCTACCGGAGACGGCCCGCGTGGGCGCGCTGTGCGGCGCGCTGCTGGGCATCTTCCTGGTGCTGCTGGAGAAGTGGGCCCCGGCGAAGGCGAAGCCCTTCATCCCGTCCGCCTCGGGCTTCGGGCTGGCCATCGTGATTCCGGGCTCCAGCTCCATCGCCTTCTTCCTTGGCTCGGCGATTGCCGAGGGGCTGCGCCGGAAGATGCCGAAGCTCGCGGAGGACGCGACGCTGCCGGTGGCCTCGGGCTTCATCGCGGGAGAGAGCCTGCTGGGCATCGCCCTCGCGCTGCTCAAGGCCTTCAAGTGGATGCCGAAGTAG
- a CDS encoding FKBP-type peptidyl-prolyl cis-trans isomerase, protein MRVAKDSVVSLEYRLHLGDEQVIDQSAPGQPLAYLHGHRQIVPGLEGALEGMSTGESKKVVVAPAQGYGEHDPEGVRTVPRDMLPPGFNPEPGQSLMAQTDQGNIPLQIKEVNPESVVVDLNHPLAGKTLHFDVTVREVRAATQEELTHGHVHGEGGHHHG, encoded by the coding sequence ATGAGGGTCGCCAAGGATTCCGTCGTCTCGCTGGAGTACCGGCTGCACCTGGGGGATGAGCAGGTCATCGACCAGAGCGCGCCCGGCCAGCCGCTCGCCTACCTCCACGGGCATCGGCAAATCGTCCCCGGCCTGGAGGGGGCCCTCGAGGGCATGTCCACCGGCGAGAGCAAGAAGGTGGTGGTGGCTCCCGCCCAGGGCTACGGCGAGCACGACCCGGAGGGCGTGCGCACCGTGCCGCGCGACATGCTGCCCCCCGGCTTCAACCCGGAGCCCGGCCAGTCGCTGATGGCGCAGACGGACCAGGGCAACATCCCCCTGCAAATCAAGGAGGTGAACCCGGAGTCCGTCGTCGTGGACCTCAACCACCCGCTCGCCGGCAAGACGCTCCACTTCGACGTCACCGTGCGCGAGGTGCGCGCCGCGACGCAGGAGGAGCTCACCCACGGCCACGTCCACGGCGAGGGTGGACACCACCACGGCTGA